A window of Pieris rapae chromosome 22, ilPieRapa1.1, whole genome shotgun sequence genomic DNA:
ttcagaagGATCTGAGAGTTACTGGAAAGGCTCTCATCAACGGTGTACATAGTGCCTCCACCTAAGTCAGTTTGAGATTCAAATACTGACTGAAAATAGTTTGAAAACAGCTCAACTATTTGTTTAGGGTCGTCAGATGAAATACtgccatattttattagtttagggTATCCTAAGTTAGTCTGTTTTAGCGTAGACGTGTacttccaaaaatatttgatatttgtttttaacgatAGTTCAATCAAGTTTAATTAGATCGTATAGGAATAAAAGGTTGTGcgctaaaattattcaaatcttaTCTATCAAACAGAACCCAGATAGTCAAAATAGGTAATGCTCAAAGCTCAGAAATACCAGTAACATGCGGCGTCCCACAAGGGTCTATACTGGGtccactgttatttttaatatatattaataacattcacGAGCTCGGTTTACATGGCCAAATCACTCTCTACGCTGATGACAcctgcttattttatttcggtatAAATATCCAGACTATGGTTGCTCGAGCTCAGTCAGACCTAAATTCTGTATATTCttggtttcaacaaaatctgctaaccataaatatctcaaaaacatcttatgtaatattcagagcaaaaaataaaatcattcctatgtttcaaccgttaaaagttcaagacgttgaaatcactaacaaaaaatgggaaaaatatctgggtcttagaatagatacatatttaaagtggaactttcatatatcacacataattaccaaactaaaatcacttataggcagattttggtcaatatcaaaatgtattcctcaatccgtacgtcatttaatttataattgtttagtcaagccacatttcatatatctaattgaaatatggggtacggtatgtaaaaacataatttctaacttacaaacactacaaaataaattaataaaatcattatttagatacaattttttaacaccgactaataaaatctaccaagaaaccaaaattatgacaattaaacaactgtatgtatatagcacctgtattttgataaaaaaaattttaaataactctatccatagctgcttgtcgtttaaaaaaatcaaacacacaacgacacgcaatactcgtcgagcgagtttgcttatcttaccgaagccgcgtacaaattatttgaagaaatctattaggtatgagggtgtgcaattatttaaccaattaccatctcaaattcgcaatattggagtgtttgacaaattcaaaaaggcattaaagatgcatgttagaatgaacatagctgactaaaattgttacggctaatggcgacgtgtatctcgctcgtatatactatatacaaattaatattaagtttctcatgtaaataaaatatttctgttttttgtaatgagaaataaagttctttaaacattcaaTCCCTTGTATGTAACGATTATAGCAGAGTTTCATAAGACCCTTAATGCGCGCccttaataatgaaaattcttGATAGTCGAGCAAGTTTTTGTAGGTCTTCCAACGACACCAAAGTTTCTTCTTACGATTAAGAGCTCTTATCAGCCCTCTGCTAAACCAAACTGGATGCTTACGGGATTTAGGTCTAGAGAATGGCACGCTAGCagcaataatttcatttatttttgagtaaAAGATGGCAACAGCGTCTTTAGAATGGGACGAGGCTAGTAGTGTCACCCAATCTACACGATCAATAgcagtatttattaagtcataatctgctttaaagaaatttctttgattgaaaataattgatgTCATGACAGTTGACCTATCAACAGTGCTAAGTATATCTAAAGGCGGATGATGAGGAACAGGATTAAGCAACGGATCATCAGAGCAATCAACACGCCCAGGAAGTGTTGTTAGGACTAGGTCTAAGAGCCGCGCATTGTTATTGTAGActacattaatttgttttaaattcataaaagacATAGTATGCAACAAAAATTTTGATGACTCAGTATTTGCAGATTGTAGTAGGGTATCTGGAGAGGATGACCAGATGAGATGAGGTAAATTAAAGTCACctgtaattatgtaattagaaAATCGAGCACTAGCGTGTATGTCATGCAGTTTTTGaaagaattttatgtatgcaGAGGTATGAGTTACGGGGGGAAAGTAACAAGCATTGAGGAGGAGACGAGCGTGAGATGGCAGGTGAATGTATATTTCCTCCAAATCCGGGGCCTCAAACTCAGTCAATCTGATAGATTTAATTCCTCTTTTCACCATGACCAAGACACcgccgccactctttttatgaGAGAGCTGGAGGTTTCTGTCCCGTCGAAATATATCATAACCGCCCGAGTGCAACTCTCCATCAAAGATAGAATCCACTAACCAAGTCTCtaccaaaacaataatatcaaaGTTGCTAAGAAGAATactatttttgagtttatttattttactctttATGCCTCCACAGTTCTGATTGTAAATTGATAAGGCATTAAGAGCCATTACCCATACtcaaaaatatgaaagaagaaaatgaagattataaaaaaaaaaatccagtttCGCACTCCGTACCGcaataaaagaacaaaaaaagaaCAAGATACCAACTAAACATATAGAACACTcgaacacaatacaaaaaatatacaaaatgtaaataggGGAATATAGTCATATTAATTTGGCTAGATCATCACTGGATCGCACTTGGATGGCTTTAGCTTCATCAgtttttctaacaaaaatacaacaattttttatccAAACATACTTATACCCTCTTTCCCTTGCAAGTTGCCTGACCTTACTGaagagtattttgtttttcaaggTAAGGTGTTCATTGACGTAGAATCGATTGTTGCCAGAGGCAGCCACAGATCCAACCAGCAATTTATCAACTGTTAGAGAGCCACGCACACGTGCAGCAGCGATAAAATCATCACGTTTTCTGCGAGTTGTCAACTGCAGTATAATATTTCTCGGGCGACCCGTAGGTACTCCTGGCGCAACGCGGTGAACAGTTTTTATGTCTGAGTCTTTTAATTCGACGTTTCTCTAACGCGTAGTTTCGTGGGAATACAACGcatataattgataaaattgaCCCATAGCTACCCAGaccatttagttttattagaaaaacaatGGGAACGGGTTGACAAATtgataactttataattagtGGTTACATAGGCCATGAAATAATTGACCGATGGTTTCGTCCGGGCATGCGATCAAGCCATTAGACTAAGCGAGGGAATTTTTACCAAAATATGGAAACGCTATTATCTGCAAAAGTTTATtctaattgttttaaacaaaataaaaatagcctgatatttatttgatattaattaatctacCTAGAATCGAAACACCTTATACATAGTATCTTCTATCATTTTTCGCGCAGATAAAAGATAGTTTTCAGTctcaaattactttaataaattaaagattcaAATACTGTAACAGTCAGTTGTATTCTTTTTATGTGCAtttgtagttattttatattgttttttctttatttacttatatggACGGcgttattattacatattggggatatgtttatacataataaatttggtCTTGCAATTAAAAATCTGGCATAGACTTGACGCAAACGAATTAATCTGTCTCGCCATAAATACGCCTCTCAGATTACCTTTTAcaagtataaatttttttttcatttgacCAGTATAGTTTATGTCAACGTCAAAATTagagatttataaataagaaattgttatgtgagatattttattactaaattatttacgtaaaaatgttaaacaagAAACAAATTGAACAATTATCTGCGTTCGCTGGGACCTTAGCAACCTTTGGTAGTACGGGATTCATGAGTTTATTATATCTGACCGATTGGAAATGTATTTGCAGATATATTCCTTTCTATAACAGTAAATTTACagattaaatacatatattgtaacCAGTCTATGCCCGAGTTAATGTGGCTTGATTTTAATACTTGGGCACGTGTAAGCACAAAAGAAATAAGAGTGAatggaattaaaataatgactacTTTCGATGATCAGGTGTGTCAGGATTTCGTTGTGTCAACCGGATCGCGCACAGCCGGCACACGCGCACCTGGCCCTCTAGCCCTCCTGCCCTCTGAATAAACAGGACCTCTGTTgagttattgttattgtaaatttgttaaaagagctgtaataaaatttaaaagggaATTggttctattaattttatttaatttttacattttcggTATTTTCGGTAcgccataataaataaaagaatatgtgtgtaattaaagaaaaacattcagtgtatatctttttttttcataatagaaataatgtacatatttataacataatttttaatatacattatacatatattataatatgaattctAGAAAATGCCggcgtttaaaaaatatattttagaagatATAGTACGATCGTATCTTTTATTATCTAAGAAAATAGGTATTTAGGTATATCACcatcattgtttatttttatcaataatacaAACTACCAGACCAtgtcttataaaaaatgtttcaagtTGAATAATTTCTTagcaaatattgtttttatttcgcgACCTaagatattttacaaaaggGTGCGTTTTCAACTAGAAAGCAAAGGCAGGGTGGGGTGCGATGCGCACGCGTTTACAACACACTCCACAGGGCTTCACATTCCGACAAACATTCGTGAGTTCGGTCTGAAGCGGGCTGGCCGTGTCGCTTGCGTCGCCCACTTCCCATACATTTCGCGATTAAATTTATGCCTATGAAATCATCGTTATTGTTAAAGAAACTGttggacattgtgaaacaaagTGTTTCGGTGTTCAAAATGGATTTGTCGTGTGGCGAAAATCTGGAGAACTCGGGAAACAGCAACGGTGAAAGGCCAGATGTCTGCATCGCAGGCACCGACCCAGCCCTCGACCGTAATCCACACTTGTTGACGAATCTCCTTGCACTGGAAAGGTTTCATGGATTGCACACAGATTATTTTCAACACGTCCAAATCGATATACAGCCGTTTATGCGGAAGGTTGTCACAGTATGGATGTTGGAGGTAAGGATTATGATTCATAGTAGGGTCTTCAATCATGTTAATTACTTCCCTTTGTGGAAGCTTGAAGCTGTCGCCTACTGTTTCCGTCAACAGCTGATTAAAGTGCGATCAACGACCTGTAATTTGTAAGGGCCTCCAAACTTTCTAAAGTTTTGTAGATGTCCACAAAACAATGTCAACAGATGATTCATTATTCTACCCTCATctgtaaagaataaataaaattgcttaataaatatattagtcgTAACTATTACggtcataattattactatatttataatatttctgaattaaaatgaatgtCTAAATGTATAGAGGTATATAAACGATTTCtctcatatatatttacaaatttagtttgtaataatacagctaaactaattaattatgaacaaAAAACAGTTATACTAAAGATATAGCCGAAGCTCGaatacacatatttaaaaagttcaaacaattacaaaatcaattaatataatattaattgattttgtaataatatattttgtaacaatatataattgaattgaataatataaaaataagattgattgattgattaatatttGCTTTGTAGGCTTGTAGCTTTTCAaccagttttataattattcaaaatggGATTAGCTTTGGCACTTATTACACAATTTTGAGTAatcatattaacatttaattatgaattttttcAGGTCAAAATcacattatttaactagtatgTTCTTTAGTTGTAGGTTAGTTTCGCAACAATAGTGTAAAACAGATAAATTATTGTTCTGAAAGACAATTGTCGATGAGCACGTGTTTGGTATCTAGTAGAGTATCTACGAGCCCTTTTATGTTCGAGCGGAAGCTTTTTTACCTCACTTTTTGTCACGTTCAAGTTCGATGAGCAAGGGAACTTTAAGCTCCTTTAAGGTTCTATTTCTTAATGTTCAAACCTTCATCTGCGTAGAATAAATATTGCCTGAAGAATGGAGCAGTCAATCGCGAACTTATTTCAGGTTACgaacttattataaaagatGGCTTTTAATGTCTTTGAATAGAACAGTAAAAGCGATGACATATTATGTTTGACAGTTCCTATATCTAATACGTTATCGCACACGTAACATTTTTGAAAGAACAAGATTCGTAATAAATTATGCTGAGTTCCAAGGACACATGAATGAATGTTTAGCACTCAATTTGATTAGCAAAGTTTACCagaatctttattttaaatccatGTAAAACGAATAGTATTAACAGAGAAACgattatcttttataatatattagcgGCCCGTCCCGGCTTTCGGAtggacatttattttcattttttttaaatatcgtggaacatttttttaaaattatcatcaatagttttcgcagcgcatgCGATGAATTAAATTGTAGTTTTAGTAGGGTGCCTTTTTTCTagcaattaaaatagcctGTAATAATCAGTTATATTGTAGCAGtaaaatggtgaaagaatttttaaaattggtccAATACTGaggaaatacaataaaatcatacatataaatctttcctttttctaatattaatatagatttaatcTATCATATACAGTATTGTAATTTCGCTAAACATTCGCTTTTTTCAATACCCAGTTTCTGTATCTACATACCATCATCATCATTATCacgattatataaataaaattggaaaTAAGATGCAATTGTTGCATAGATTAACTAtgcataataatatgattttttataccCTGTATTTGAGTTAAACTTGCAGCAATGTCTCGAGAATTCGAAATTAAAAGCAtctatacatttataacaCGTGTGTAGTAAATTCGTAGACATTCTATAAAATTGCAgttattaattctaatataacatttaaggTATGCGAGGAGCAACGTTGTGAAGAGCAGGTGTTCTCCCTGGCCGTCAGCTATCTGGACAGGTTCCTCGCACAGGTCGCAATCTCAAGGAAGCAGCTGCAATTGCTGGCTGTCACAGCATTGCTGGTTGCATCTAAATTCCGACAGTGCCACGCCCTATCCATCGACCTGCTATGCGCTTACACAGACAACTCAATTCTGCCACAAGAAGTTCGTGTGAGTAATGTATTGTTCGTAACTAatccttattcataaaaaaatcttttgttttacatgccaacaataataattatttattaattcaaacagACAATTATACTGTGCTCTTACATGCAGGTGGATCTGATAAAGAAATCTATTATCTGCGCGACTTTAcgatttcattaataatttttgtttttaatgttaggCTGTCTTTAGTCGTAGTCGATAATTGGGTAGACAcgttttcctcacgatattttcctttcacaagcaatttatttaaaatagcaacACAGAACTAAGATTGTAATGTATATTGACGTCATGTTTATGTGACATATGTTTATGTCATTGTTATCTATTATTGTGTCATTCATGCGATTTTTTAACATTCCTTTGGCGCACACACAGTACGAAACTCATAAAAAATCAGTAGTGCTCTACATACAACTTTTTAGTCTCGGTCTCAAAGTTCTGGATCGGTTTCATTGTCATTAGTTTTTCCAATAGGCAACAGCCTAATTTTTGGGTCAATATTCATTTGTCTAATGTAATCTCcacatgatgttttccttccccATACAAGTATTAAGAGACCTATCAATATTGGATTatcattctatttttaaaagggtTCATAGACAATAATTTTGGTATCATAACCCTCTTACGATAAGGATAAAGTAATATAGTTACAAGGTTACGTTTTAAAAACGATAACGTTCCCCTTACAACAGCTCCATAATTAATTGAGGAACTTGTctgttacttttaattattataatgagatCAGAATCACTTTCGTTATAAACTCTAATATGGTTCAATTGTTTTAACCTTACCTGGAAGGGAAATACTTTAGCGaacgtttaatttatttattttagaaaatatcatttatataaattgcattaaaataagtttggATTGATTTGGTTGGTTGATCCTTTCGTATACCATAGTCAAGTCAAGCCAAACCTTAGATGATTGTGTAAGGTTAGAATATATTATCAGGCAAAGATATCTCGTAACGGATTTTATCCTGGTTTGAATGCTGGGTAGTGGGTACAGTTTTGTTAAGATAGTAACATTTTCTGTTAACCCGTAACCATACTTAACTTGGtagtgttaaatttaattccttaTGTATTTGTCTTCAAGTAATTATAGACGATCATACGATTTAAAGTTGAAATTACGATAAAGATACCAAGCCGTAAGGCACCTTATATCCTGCTCATAATGTTTTGTGTGTACTCGATTAGCTGACTCAAATGACACTGTTTACATCACCCCTTGGAGGACGCCTTTATATTGCCCGTTTCCTTAGAGTTTCCTGTAATTATTACTTCCGCGACTTTATTGTACGAGGACATTTCTTACATCTTTACTGTAGCGTGTGAAGGCACTTTACAATTAGGCGTTCCTTCCGACGGAAATGTAGGAAGTGTTACTTAGACCGCATTGTAATCCGCTTAGCAAAGTTCTTCTTTtcgttttctttttcaaattatgttattaaacggtaaacatagtttatttcaagatttttattctataaaataccTTTAGTTGcgtactttattcatataagtatttaagCGCTTTGCGGTTTTCCGATAAAACGCGGGAAATGGCAGGCGCCATTTTAgattattgaaaaattgttttgcgCTCATATATTTGACAGATGGCACAGATTAGATAAAGCTGTAATAGTAAGCATAAATACAACACATTTGCTATGTAggtattggtttattttttttctttcaaaaagGAATAAAGAAGTAGGTATGTACctatgtgtaaaaatatagaacatacTTAATACGATAAAAAAGATGTTATAAGTCTAAtagatgaaacaatttttctatAGTTATCTGTGGTCACTGTGGTGTAACACAAATGATAATTTTGAATGTTGTGGCAGGTGTGATTCGAGCAATTAGTTCGATAGCTGTGAGTTTTTGACTTGTCACTCAATTCTCACGCTATTGGGACCCtcaaaaaaatgtatctacCACAGTAAAGTAACCAGATTTTAACAGTGTTCGTATAGAAAttgattaatgttattttaatataatattgcttAGGGTATTAAGGTTGAAATAGTAGTGTAAATATCACTGCCTGAAACTTCGTTCGCGTTTATGTGTGTA
This region includes:
- the LOC110996554 gene encoding G1/S-specific cyclin-D2-like encodes the protein MPMKSSLLLKKLLDIVKQSVSVFKMDLSCGENLENSGNSNGERPDVCIAGTDPALDRNPHLLTNLLALERFHGLHTDYFQHVQIDIQPFMRKVVTVWMLEVCEEQRCEEQVFSLAVSYLDRFLAQVAISRKQLQLLAVTALLVASKFRQCHALSIDLLCAYTDNSILPQEVRQWELMLVQRLNWQLSIATAFDFVDPILARVPWGRTNPLVRIHAITLSSVCYTETELLLVPPSLIAVACITAAARGLRVHMSVNDLCYLTRSPPVSTELVARHVETVLARETQAQEPRTRYAQPTKQATTDQTQLPNTPTDVQDVRF